Proteins co-encoded in one Desulfuromonas sp. genomic window:
- a CDS encoding sensor domain-containing diguanylate cyclase, translating to MEEQVRGLKDLLRVAQAVVSSLDLDEVLQNILGSAMGIMEMPAGSIALYDPKMEKLSLHAHDGLSRAFTGRQSWRVKEGGLSHHILSSGEPLSVEDTDRLSFNLDPVTRSEGIRSIVAVPLKVQDAIVGILYLDDFRPRAIDPERRGDLSILASFAAMSIANARLHKEMSRLAHTDGLTGLFNHRHFQEKLRVETARAARYGKPLSLVMFDIDDFKAFNDAHGHPSGDKALMIVAEILRDALRECDLLFRYGGEEFMAILPETSLHEALVAAERGRSALAEMSAERLAGMDFEGLTASVGVASFPRDARGPEELLRVVDGLLYRSKR from the coding sequence TTGGAGGAGCAGGTCCGCGGGCTCAAGGACTTGCTCCGCGTCGCCCAGGCGGTCGTCTCCTCCCTCGACCTGGACGAGGTCCTGCAGAACATTCTGGGCAGCGCCATGGGCATCATGGAGATGCCCGCCGGAAGCATAGCCCTCTACGACCCGAAAATGGAGAAGCTTTCCCTCCACGCCCACGACGGACTGAGCCGGGCGTTCACGGGGCGTCAGAGCTGGAGAGTCAAGGAGGGGGGCTTGTCCCACCACATCCTGAGCTCCGGTGAGCCCTTGAGCGTCGAGGACACCGACCGCCTCTCGTTCAACCTCGACCCGGTGACCCGCTCCGAGGGAATCCGCTCCATCGTCGCCGTTCCCCTTAAAGTACAGGACGCCATCGTCGGCATTCTCTACCTGGACGATTTCAGGCCCCGCGCCATCGATCCGGAGAGGCGCGGCGACCTCTCCATCCTCGCCAGCTTCGCCGCGATGAGCATCGCCAACGCGCGGCTCCACAAGGAAATGAGCCGGCTCGCCCACACCGACGGCCTGACCGGACTCTTCAACCATCGCCATTTTCAGGAAAAGCTCCGAGTCGAGACGGCCCGTGCGGCTCGCTACGGCAAGCCCCTCTCCCTGGTCATGTTCGACATCGACGACTTCAAGGCTTTCAACGACGCGCACGGGCACCCGAGCGGAGACAAGGCGCTGATGATCGTGGCCGAGATCCTGCGGGATGCCCTGCGCGAATGCGATCTGCTCTTCCGCTACGGCGGCGAGGAGTTCATGGCGATTCTCCCCGAGACGAGCCTCCACGAGGCCCTGGTCGCCGCCGAGCGGGGCCGGAGCGCTCTTGCGGAGATGTCGGCGGAACGCCTGGCCGGGATGGATTTCGAGGGGCTGACCGCGAGCGTCGGGGTCGCGTCCTTTCCCCGGGACGCCCGGGGCCCCGAAGAGCTGCTCCGGGTCGTGGACGGCCTCCTCTACCGGTCCAAAAGGTGA
- a CDS encoding aminotransferase class V-fold PLP-dependent enzyme → MPIYLDNAASSFPKPESVYRAVDKTLRSAGNPGRGGHGMTIAAGRLIFETRELLGALFGAPDSARIAFTSNATEAINTALFGLLLPGDRVVTSTMEHNAVTRPLRVLEGRGVTVVKVPADRTGFVDPEEIRRACAEKTRMVVLSHCSNVTGTLQAVEEIGPWCRKEGILFLLDAAQSAGVFPVDVEAMGIDLLAVPGHKGLLGPQGTGALYVREGLELTPLMYGGTGGHSASDLPPETMPERLEAGTLNTPGLAGLRAGVEFLLGEGIDAVRSREAELLRRLIDGLGQIAGVTLYGPLDPGRHGGALSLDIEGVDPSEAGFRLEREHGILCRVGMHCAPDAHRTIGTFPRGTVRLSPGYFTTGEEIDRALTGLAALARSKAS, encoded by the coding sequence ATGCCCATCTATCTTGACAACGCGGCCTCCTCCTTCCCCAAGCCCGAGAGCGTCTATCGCGCCGTCGACAAGACCCTGCGCTCGGCGGGCAATCCGGGGCGGGGAGGGCACGGCATGACCATCGCCGCCGGGCGCCTGATCTTCGAGACCCGGGAGCTGCTCGGGGCGCTCTTCGGGGCGCCCGATTCGGCGAGAATCGCCTTCACCTCCAACGCGACCGAGGCGATCAACACCGCTCTGTTCGGCCTGCTCCTCCCCGGCGACCGGGTCGTGACCTCGACTATGGAGCACAACGCCGTGACCCGCCCGCTGCGGGTTCTCGAGGGTCGGGGCGTCACCGTGGTCAAGGTTCCCGCCGACCGGACAGGTTTCGTCGATCCCGAAGAGATCCGCCGGGCCTGCGCCGAGAAGACCCGCATGGTGGTCCTCAGCCACTGCTCCAACGTCACCGGGACGCTCCAGGCGGTCGAGGAGATCGGGCCGTGGTGCCGCAAGGAGGGAATCCTCTTCCTGCTCGACGCGGCCCAGAGCGCCGGGGTCTTTCCCGTCGACGTGGAAGCGATGGGGATCGACCTGCTCGCCGTTCCCGGGCACAAGGGCCTGCTCGGCCCCCAGGGGACCGGGGCGCTCTACGTGCGCGAGGGGCTGGAGCTGACCCCGCTGATGTACGGCGGAACGGGGGGGCACTCCGCCTCGGACCTGCCGCCGGAGACGATGCCCGAGCGCCTGGAGGCCGGAACCCTCAACACGCCGGGGCTGGCCGGGCTTCGGGCCGGAGTGGAATTCCTCCTCGGCGAGGGGATCGACGCCGTCCGCAGCCGGGAAGCCGAACTGCTTCGCCGGCTCATCGACGGGTTGGGTCAGATCGCCGGGGTGACCCTTTACGGTCCCCTCGACCCCGGGCGCCACGGCGGCGCCCTCTCCCTCGATATCGAGGGAGTCGACCCCTCCGAGGCCGGTTTCCGCCTGGAGCGCGAACACGGCATCCTGTGCCGGGTCGGGATGCACTGCGCCCCCGACGCCCACCGCACTATCGGCACCTTCCCCCGTGGGACGGTGCGCCTCAGTCCGGGCTACTTCACCACCGGCGAAGAGATCGACCGGGCGCTGACCGGCCTCGCCGCCCTGGCACGGTCCAAGGCGTCCTGA
- a CDS encoding PhoH family protein gives MKKTYILDTNVLLHDPQALFKFEDNDLVIPITVIEEIDHFKKDLSETGRNARQVSRILDGFRQKASLVDGVPLEKGGILKVVLFTEKTLRRLPPELTVERGDNRILAVAMEKQANCDGPVVFVTKDTNLRIKADAVGMLAQDYESDKVSLDELYSGTAELEVDANDVDRFYGQGYIDMEGDFYPNQCMTLTDRGNSSHTAIGRYQASTRRMIPLVRPPKEGVWGILPRNREQQFAFDLLLNDDVQVVTLVGKAGTGKTLLAIAAGLLKVADEAVFSRLLVSRPVFPLGKDLGFLPGDVEEKLAPWMQPIFDNVELLLSGVEERGKRKRGYRELVDMGILEIEALTYIRGRSIPKQYLIVDEAQNLTPHEIKTIVTRAGEGTKIILTGDPYQIDNPYVDASSNGLTYVVEKFKGQDIAGHVTLTKGERSALAELAANLL, from the coding sequence ATGAAAAAGACCTACATTCTCGATACCAACGTCCTGCTTCACGATCCCCAGGCCCTTTTCAAGTTCGAGGACAACGACCTCGTCATTCCCATCACCGTGATCGAGGAGATCGACCACTTCAAGAAGGATCTCAGCGAGACGGGGCGCAACGCCCGCCAGGTCTCGCGGATCCTCGACGGTTTTCGGCAGAAGGCCTCCCTGGTCGACGGCGTCCCCCTGGAGAAGGGCGGAATCCTCAAGGTCGTGCTCTTCACCGAAAAGACCCTGCGGCGCCTCCCCCCCGAACTCACCGTGGAGCGGGGGGACAACCGGATCCTGGCCGTCGCCATGGAGAAGCAGGCCAACTGCGACGGCCCGGTCGTGTTCGTGACCAAGGACACCAATCTGCGCATCAAGGCCGACGCCGTGGGGATGCTCGCCCAGGACTACGAGTCGGACAAGGTCAGCCTCGACGAACTTTATTCCGGCACCGCCGAGCTGGAGGTGGACGCCAACGATGTGGACCGGTTCTACGGACAGGGCTACATCGACATGGAAGGGGATTTCTATCCCAACCAGTGCATGACCCTGACCGACCGGGGCAACTCCTCCCACACCGCCATCGGGCGCTACCAGGCATCGACGAGGCGCATGATTCCCCTCGTGCGCCCCCCGAAGGAGGGGGTCTGGGGCATCCTGCCGCGCAACCGGGAGCAGCAGTTCGCCTTCGACCTGCTGCTCAACGACGATGTCCAGGTCGTCACCCTGGTCGGCAAGGCGGGCACCGGCAAGACCCTCCTCGCCATCGCGGCGGGCCTGCTCAAGGTCGCCGACGAGGCCGTCTTCAGCCGCCTGCTCGTCTCGCGGCCCGTCTTTCCCCTCGGCAAGGACCTCGGCTTCCTGCCCGGGGACGTGGAGGAGAAGCTCGCTCCCTGGATGCAGCCGATCTTCGACAACGTGGAGCTGCTCCTGTCCGGCGTCGAGGAGAGGGGCAAGCGCAAGCGCGGCTACCGGGAGCTTGTGGACATGGGGATCCTGGAGATCGAGGCGCTCACCTATATTCGCGGGCGCTCCATCCCGAAGCAGTACCTCATCGTCGACGAGGCCCAGAACCTCACCCCCCACGAGATCAAGACCATCGTCACCCGGGCGGGGGAGGGGACCAAGATCATCCTCACCGGCGACCCCTACCAGATCGACAACCCCTACGTGGACGCCTCGAGCAACGGCCTGACCTACGTGGTGGAAAAATTCAAGGGTCAGGATATCGCCGGCCATGTGACCCTGACCAAGGGAGAGCGCTCGGCCCTCGCCGAACTGGCTGCCAACCTGCTTTAA
- the tsaD gene encoding tRNA (adenosine(37)-N6)-threonylcarbamoyltransferase complex transferase subunit TsaD: protein MLLLCIESSCDETAAAVVRDGRQILSSIVASQVDVHARYGGVVPELASRKHVEAISVVVEEALEKAGTDLDAIEGIAVTRGPGLVGALLVGLSAAKAIAFARDLPLVGLHHMEGHILAVNLEEEVPFPYLALAVSGGHTHLYRVEGIGRYRTLGRTLDDAAGEAFDKVAKLLGLSYPGGILIDRLAAEGDAGAVAFPRPLLHKDNLDFSFSGIKTSVLNWVRKQKEPVEGQLLRDVAASFQEAVVDVLSQKTLRAARQEGLERIVVAGGVACNSGLRTRLRSLGEKEGLAVHFPSPALCGDNAAMLGVGGDFYLSRGVRGDLKLNALSSWVLDEVVDESGAR from the coding sequence ATGCTTCTGCTCTGCATCGAAAGCTCCTGTGACGAGACCGCCGCCGCCGTGGTGCGCGACGGCCGCCAGATCCTCTCCAGCATCGTCGCCTCCCAGGTCGACGTCCACGCCCGCTACGGCGGCGTGGTTCCCGAGCTCGCTTCGCGCAAGCACGTGGAGGCCATCTCCGTGGTCGTCGAGGAGGCCCTTGAGAAGGCCGGCACCGACCTCGACGCCATCGAGGGGATCGCGGTGACCCGGGGGCCCGGCCTCGTCGGGGCGCTCCTCGTCGGGCTATCGGCCGCCAAGGCCATCGCTTTTGCCCGGGACTTGCCCCTGGTGGGGCTGCACCACATGGAAGGGCATATCCTCGCGGTCAACCTCGAAGAAGAAGTCCCTTTCCCCTACCTGGCCCTGGCTGTCTCCGGGGGCCACACTCACCTTTACCGGGTGGAGGGGATCGGGCGCTACCGGACCCTCGGCCGGACCCTCGACGACGCCGCTGGCGAGGCTTTCGACAAGGTGGCCAAGCTTCTCGGGCTCTCCTATCCGGGCGGGATCCTCATCGATCGCCTCGCCGCCGAGGGCGACGCCGGGGCGGTCGCTTTTCCGCGCCCCCTGCTTCACAAGGACAACCTCGATTTCAGCTTCAGCGGCATCAAGACCTCGGTGCTCAACTGGGTGCGTAAGCAGAAAGAACCCGTCGAGGGGCAGCTGCTTCGCGACGTGGCCGCCAGCTTCCAGGAGGCGGTCGTCGACGTGCTGTCCCAAAAGACCCTGCGGGCCGCCCGCCAGGAGGGGCTGGAGCGGATCGTGGTGGCCGGCGGGGTGGCCTGCAACAGCGGCTTGAGGACGCGCCTGCGCTCTCTCGGCGAGAAAGAGGGTCTAGCGGTTCACTTCCCGAGCCCGGCCCTGTGCGGGGACAACGCCGCCATGCTCGGCGTCGGCGGGGACTTCTACCTGTCCCGGGGAGTGCGGGGCGACCTGAAGCTCAACGCCTTGTCCAGCTGGGTTCTCGACGAAGTCGTGGACGAGTCGGGCGCGCGATAG
- a CDS encoding DUF2062 domain-containing protein: MWKRLGLIRQGKLGLLRFVRLRGSPEEIAKGLALGIFIGMTTTFGIQMVLAVFFAMLLRENKLAAILGVWISNPVTAPFIYALEYEAGRSMLGLERVRLPDEFTFSALKTLGWDVLAPLWIGSLVCGLICGALCFALTLRTIPSVRAMRIPRWPRRPRKG; this comes from the coding sequence ATGTGGAAGAGACTCGGCTTAATTCGACAGGGCAAACTCGGCCTGCTGCGCTTCGTGCGCCTGAGGGGGAGCCCCGAAGAAATCGCCAAGGGGCTGGCCCTGGGGATTTTCATCGGCATGACCACCACGTTCGGCATCCAGATGGTCCTCGCCGTCTTCTTCGCCATGCTGCTGCGCGAGAACAAGCTCGCCGCGATTCTCGGGGTCTGGATCTCCAACCCGGTGACCGCTCCCTTTATCTACGCCCTGGAATACGAGGCCGGTCGCAGCATGCTCGGCCTCGAGCGGGTCCGCCTGCCCGACGAGTTCACATTCAGTGCGCTGAAAACCCTCGGCTGGGACGTGCTCGCGCCCCTCTGGATCGGAAGTCTCGTCTGCGGCCTCATCTGTGGGGCCCTGTGCTTCGCCCTGACCCTGCGCACGATCCCCTCGGTGCGGGCGATGCGCATTCCGCGCTGGCCCCGCAGGCCCCGCAAGGGATAA
- the rsmA gene encoding 16S rRNA (adenine(1518)-N(6)/adenine(1519)-N(6))-dimethyltransferase RsmA, which translates to MNHRPKKRFGQNFLRDSRIVDRILGAADLGADERVLEVGPGLGVLTDRLLGLAGEVVAFEIDRDLAEQLQKRPDPRLTVHLGDALQMDWAALLPHPPYKLVANLPYNISSQILFRILDHRDRFGRLVLMFQKEVGDRLCALPGTKDYGVLSVFCQLWFDIRKVVTVPPGAFFPPPKVTSVVLAFDPLATPRASVGDEAFFRRVVKAAFAQRRKTLRNTLIAAGFPREAVEAALVRAGIDPGRRGETLDLKEFARLADELAEAP; encoded by the coding sequence ATGAACCATCGGCCGAAAAAGCGCTTCGGGCAGAACTTCCTCCGGGATTCGCGCATTGTAGACCGTATCCTCGGTGCCGCCGATCTTGGCGCTGACGAGCGGGTTCTGGAGGTCGGGCCCGGTCTCGGCGTTCTGACCGACCGGCTCCTCGGCCTCGCCGGCGAGGTCGTCGCTTTCGAGATCGACCGGGACCTGGCCGAGCAGTTGCAGAAGCGGCCCGACCCCCGCCTGACCGTCCACCTCGGCGACGCCCTTCAGATGGACTGGGCGGCCCTGCTGCCCCACCCCCCCTACAAGCTCGTCGCCAACCTGCCCTACAATATCTCGAGCCAGATCCTGTTCCGGATTCTCGATCATCGGGACCGGTTCGGGCGGCTGGTGCTGATGTTTCAGAAAGAGGTCGGTGACCGGCTCTGCGCCCTTCCGGGAACCAAGGACTACGGGGTGCTCTCCGTCTTCTGCCAGCTCTGGTTCGATATCCGCAAAGTCGTGACCGTCCCTCCCGGAGCCTTTTTCCCGCCGCCCAAGGTGACCTCCGTGGTCCTTGCCTTCGACCCGCTTGCGACCCCCCGTGCCTCCGTCGGCGACGAGGCTTTTTTCCGCCGGGTCGTCAAGGCCGCCTTCGCACAGCGCCGCAAGACCCTGCGCAACACCCTGATTGCCGCCGGTTTCCCGCGTGAGGCGGTCGAGGCCGCCCTGGTTCGAGCCGGCATCGATCCGGGTCGCCGCGGAGAGACCCTCGATTTAAAGGAATTCGCCCGCCTCGCCGATGAGTTGGCAGAGGCCCCCTAG